The proteins below are encoded in one region of Winogradskyella helgolandensis:
- a CDS encoding alpha/beta fold hydrolase, protein MKSFVIKSIGSALNATSLISSKYATKKAINLFASPKKGRYTEEQKQIIDSAFYEEIRYNNMDIATYRWVGKGKTVLLAHGWESNASRWAYILKELKAQDYNIIALDAPAHGRSDGKQFNAILYSEFINVVANKFNPDVLIGHSVGGMASVFYMHKHQLPSIKKLILLGAPAHFTGVFDRYKSMMGFNTKISNGLDNIIVERFGQPVSYFSAANFTESIDAKGLIIHDKKDRIIPYEDGQLIANRYKNSEFISTTGFGHGLKDVSLTPKIIEFIND, encoded by the coding sequence ATGAAGAGTTTTGTTATAAAATCTATTGGTAGCGCACTTAATGCAACTAGTCTAATTTCTTCTAAATATGCAACAAAAAAAGCGATAAACCTTTTTGCCTCACCAAAAAAAGGACGTTACACAGAAGAGCAAAAACAAATAATTGATTCGGCATTTTACGAAGAAATCAGGTATAACAATATGGATATTGCAACCTACCGTTGGGTTGGAAAAGGCAAAACCGTATTACTTGCTCATGGTTGGGAAAGTAATGCATCGCGTTGGGCATATATTTTAAAAGAACTCAAAGCACAAGATTACAATATTATAGCACTAGATGCTCCTGCACACGGAAGATCGGATGGCAAACAATTTAATGCTATTCTGTATTCTGAATTCATAAATGTGGTGGCTAATAAGTTTAATCCAGACGTATTAATTGGTCATTCGGTTGGTGGTATGGCTAGTGTTTTTTATATGCACAAACATCAATTACCCTCAATAAAAAAACTTATTCTCTTAGGAGCTCCTGCTCATTTCACGGGAGTATTTGACCGATACAAATCTATGATGGGTTTTAACACTAAAATTTCAAATGGATTAGACAATATTATTGTTGAGCGCTTTGGACAACCAGTCTCTTACTTTTCGGCAGCAAACTTCACAGAATCTATTGATGCAAAAGGATTAATTATTCATGATAAAAAGGATCGTATTATTCCTTATGAAGATGGTCAATTAATTGCAAATCGCTATAAAAATTCTGAATTCATTTCTACTACTGGTTTTGGTCATGGTTTAAAAGATGTTTCTTTAACACCTAAGATTATTGAATTCATTAATGATTAA
- a CDS encoding cupin domain-containing protein, whose amino-acid sequence MDKKQKYKIQDSPFVVPTEDGKIIKEHFGNATDGNSEISIAHMVAPAGWSEPFQTPEFDEYTFIIKGKKQFIIDGETIILEAGQSIKVEKNTRLQYSNPFTEPCEYLAICLPAFSIEAVNREDQ is encoded by the coding sequence ATGGATAAAAAACAAAAATATAAAATTCAAGATTCGCCATTTGTAGTTCCTACAGAAGATGGTAAAATTATAAAAGAACATTTTGGTAATGCCACAGATGGCAATTCTGAAATAAGCATCGCGCATATGGTGGCTCCTGCAGGTTGGTCAGAACCTTTTCAAACTCCAGAATTTGATGAATACACTTTTATTATAAAAGGAAAAAAACAATTTATCATAGACGGAGAAACTATTATTTTAGAAGCAGGACAGTCTATAAAAGTTGAGAAAAACACACGCTTACAATACTCTAATCCTTTCACAGAACCTTGTGAGTATTTAGCTATTTGCTTACCCGCATTTTCAATTGAAGCCGTTAATAGAGAAGACCAATAA
- a CDS encoding helicase HerA-like domain-containing protein yields the protein MKNSEAFVKEINEGNTCKGDYITLGSAMLDGKTMTNTFVNVPLKTMNRHGLIAGATGTGKTKTLQVLAENLSEKGIPVLLMDIKGDLSGLAKPSPGHAKIDERMEKIGLPFEPKAFPVEVMTLSEQDGVRLRATISEFGPVLISRILDVTETQAGIISVIFKYCDDNHLPLLDLKDFKKILQYATNEGKAEFEEAYGRISTASTGAILRKLIEIEQQGGDVFFGETSFDTQDLLRIDENGRGYINIIRLTDIQDKPKLFSTFMLSLLAEIYSTFPEQGDSGRPELIMFIDEAHLIFNEASDALLSQIESIVKLIRSKGVGLYFVTQNPTDVPEAVLGQLGLKVQHALRAFTAKDRKAIKLTAQNYPDTEYYDTAEILTSLGIGEALVSALDEKGKPTPLAATMLRAPMSRMDILTESELASLLSQSKLARKYNQEIDRDSAYEMLNKKIEQAEAEEAKQKAKEEKEALKRAETKRSTRSSTRRQSTRQNPFIKVLTSPTVIRSVLGILTKMLK from the coding sequence ATGAAGAATTCTGAAGCTTTCGTGAAAGAAATTAACGAAGGAAACACATGTAAAGGCGACTATATTACACTTGGATCTGCAATGCTTGACGGCAAAACCATGACTAATACTTTTGTAAACGTTCCCTTAAAAACCATGAATAGACATGGACTTATTGCTGGAGCAACTGGTACTGGAAAAACAAAAACGCTACAAGTTTTAGCCGAAAATTTATCAGAAAAAGGTATTCCGGTTTTATTGATGGACATTAAAGGAGATTTAAGTGGGTTAGCAAAACCAAGTCCTGGCCACGCTAAAATTGATGAGCGAATGGAAAAAATAGGATTACCATTTGAACCCAAAGCGTTTCCTGTAGAAGTCATGACTTTATCCGAACAAGATGGAGTCCGTTTAAGAGCAACTATCAGCGAATTTGGGCCTGTTTTAATTTCGAGAATATTAGATGTTACAGAAACGCAAGCTGGTATTATTTCTGTCATTTTTAAATATTGTGATGACAACCATTTACCCTTATTAGACCTTAAAGATTTTAAGAAAATCCTACAATATGCTACCAATGAAGGCAAAGCAGAATTTGAAGAAGCTTATGGTCGTATTTCAACAGCTTCAACAGGCGCCATTTTAAGAAAACTTATTGAGATTGAGCAACAAGGAGGAGATGTTTTCTTTGGTGAAACCTCTTTTGACACTCAAGATTTATTGAGGATTGATGAAAACGGTCGCGGATATATTAATATTATTAGACTGACAGATATTCAAGATAAGCCGAAATTGTTTTCGACATTTATGTTGAGTTTATTAGCGGAGATTTATTCAACATTTCCTGAACAAGGAGATAGTGGACGCCCAGAACTTATTATGTTCATTGACGAAGCACATTTAATATTCAATGAAGCTTCGGACGCCTTATTAAGTCAGATTGAAAGTATCGTAAAACTCATTCGTAGTAAAGGTGTGGGTTTATATTTTGTAACTCAGAACCCAACCGATGTACCTGAAGCAGTTTTAGGCCAATTAGGACTTAAAGTACAGCATGCCTTACGAGCCTTTACCGCGAAAGATAGAAAAGCGATTAAATTAACGGCTCAAAATTATCCAGATACTGAGTATTATGATACGGCAGAAATTTTAACCTCTTTAGGAATAGGTGAAGCTCTAGTCTCTGCTTTAGATGAAAAAGGAAAACCAACACCTTTGGCAGCAACCATGTTGCGTGCTCCCATGAGTAGAATGGATATTTTAACGGAATCGGAATTAGCAAGTCTATTATCGCAATCAAAATTGGCTAGAAAATATAACCAAGAGATTGACCGAGATAGTGCTTACGAAATGTTGAATAAAAAAATTGAGCAAGCCGAAGCAGAAGAAGCTAAACAAAAAGCAAAAGAGGAAAAAGAAGCTTTAAAACGTGCTGAAACTAAAAGAAGCACAAGAAGCTCTACAAGAAGACAATCCACAAGACAAAACCCATTTATAAAAGTATTAACAAGCCCAACAGTAATAAGAAGCGTTCTTGGCATATTAACCAAAATGCTTAAATAA
- a CDS encoding 7-carboxy-7-deazaguanine synthase QueE — translation MTRRERQELIDKGLLLPLMEEFYTIQGEGFHKGTAAYFVRIGGCDVGCHWCDVKESWLAELHPPTATEKIVENAIKYSDTIIVTGGEPLTWDMGPLTAQLKAKGVQTHIETSGAYKLTGEWDWICLSPKKMKLPTEEVLEKAHELKCIIYNNDDFKFAEDQAAKVNDNCILYLQPEWSKRDKVIPKIVDYVMANPKWKVSLQTHKYLNIP, via the coding sequence ATGACAAGAAGAGAACGACAAGAATTAATAGATAAAGGGTTACTACTGCCTTTAATGGAGGAATTTTATACCATTCAAGGTGAAGGTTTTCATAAAGGAACAGCGGCATATTTTGTGCGAATTGGTGGTTGTGACGTGGGTTGCCATTGGTGCGATGTGAAAGAAAGTTGGTTGGCAGAATTACATCCTCCTACAGCAACTGAAAAGATTGTAGAAAACGCAATAAAATATAGCGATACTATTATTGTTACAGGTGGTGAGCCTCTAACTTGGGATATGGGACCACTAACGGCTCAATTGAAAGCTAAAGGTGTTCAGACTCATATAGAGACTTCTGGTGCTTATAAGTTAACTGGAGAATGGGATTGGATATGCTTATCACCTAAGAAAATGAAATTACCTACCGAAGAAGTTTTAGAAAAAGCTCACGAACTTAAATGTATCATTTATAATAATGATGATTTTAAATTTGCAGAGGATCAAGCGGCTAAAGTAAATGATAATTGCATTTTGTATTTACAACCAGAATGGAGCAAACGCGATAAAGTGATTCCGAAAATTGTAGATTATGTCATGGCTAATCCGAAATGGAAAGTGTCCTTACAGACTCATAAATATTTGAATATACCTTAG
- a CDS encoding DUF2911 domain-containing protein translates to MKTTRLLTTISFAFMMLISFNAEAQKFSGLDKSPLDVASFGRGSDQLIKVYYGRPQLKGRTVKELTQKDKVWRTGANEATELILFKDMKLGGKTIKAGTYSLFTIPGDKEWTIIVSSDVNNWGTSGYKEDNTVASITVPVTEGKESLEALSIAFDKSDDGVHMFIGWGTTRVAVPFTK, encoded by the coding sequence ATGAAAACCACAAGACTATTAACGACCATTTCATTTGCATTTATGATGCTTATTTCTTTTAATGCCGAAGCACAAAAATTTTCAGGCTTAGACAAAAGTCCTTTAGACGTAGCGTCATTTGGAAGAGGTAGCGATCAATTGATAAAAGTATATTATGGTAGACCACAACTTAAAGGCAGAACTGTAAAAGAATTAACTCAAAAAGATAAAGTATGGAGAACAGGTGCTAACGAAGCCACAGAACTAATTCTTTTTAAGGATATGAAACTTGGAGGAAAGACAATTAAAGCTGGTACCTATTCATTATTTACAATTCCTGGAGATAAAGAGTGGACTATTATTGTAAGTTCTGATGTAAACAACTGGGGAACTTCAGGATACAAAGAAGATAACACTGTAGCTAGTATCACTGTTCCTGTAACAGAAGGTAAAGAATCATTAGAAGCACTTTCTATTGCATTTGACAAATCTGATGATGGTGTACATATGTTCATCGGCTGGGGAACAACTAGAGTGGCTGTACCTTTTACTAAATAA